The following are encoded together in the Bradymonas sediminis genome:
- a CDS encoding DNA-3-methyladenine glycosylase family protein, producing MIRISSQPPHDFFLTLDVDEYFEAEDDPIEIAERGLVRGLNLSDRSVLAVIRYNQNPVEPVFEVELPEQDSPTKAEEAEIERLVGRIVGSKIDLTAFEAAVADDPVLGPIVEEHYGFKRLARSCFFEDAMRHIVRTRISHDPTRRRMVQDIRKAWGTGFEWQGRQYYSYPRPEVLAAVDPEDFRAFGISARKGEYVVGLAASIASGEIDQDALEKMSAEEFWEVVNGIRGIGPATAQALMFRRNRADSNFMAQRSTSSKNRGQEVGYRRWLFSIYGIDPHDPDAVTEEAYEKIRANWRGFEAPVWHYLFYHWLMESKAAEHG from the coding sequence ATGATCCGTATTTCTTCGCAGCCGCCCCACGACTTCTTTCTTACGCTGGATGTCGACGAATATTTTGAGGCCGAAGACGACCCCATTGAGATCGCCGAGCGGGGGTTGGTGCGTGGGCTCAACCTGAGCGATCGCAGCGTGTTGGCGGTGATTCGCTATAATCAGAACCCGGTCGAGCCGGTCTTTGAGGTGGAGCTGCCTGAGCAGGATAGCCCCACGAAGGCCGAAGAAGCCGAGATTGAGCGGTTGGTCGGGCGTATCGTGGGCTCGAAGATCGACCTGACGGCGTTCGAGGCGGCGGTCGCAGACGACCCGGTGCTCGGGCCGATCGTCGAGGAGCACTACGGGTTTAAGCGCCTGGCGCGCTCCTGTTTTTTTGAGGACGCGATGCGCCATATCGTGCGCACCCGGATCTCGCATGACCCGACGCGCCGGCGCATGGTGCAGGATATTCGCAAGGCCTGGGGCACCGGTTTTGAGTGGCAGGGGCGCCAATATTATAGCTATCCGCGCCCGGAAGTGCTGGCGGCTGTCGACCCCGAGGACTTTCGGGCGTTCGGAATATCGGCGCGAAAGGGCGAATACGTGGTGGGTTTGGCCGCGTCGATCGCCTCCGGTGAGATTGACCAGGACGCGCTTGAGAAGATGAGCGCCGAGGAATTTTGGGAGGTGGTCAATGGGATTCGCGGCATTGGGCCGGCGACCGCGCAGGCGTTGATGTTTCGGCGAAACCGCGCCGACTCCAACTTTATGGCGCAGCGCTCAACATCGTCGAAGAACCGTGGCCAGGAGGTCGGCTATCGACGCTGGCTCTTCTCGATATACGGCATCGATCCCCACGACCCGGACGCGGTGACCGAGGAGGCCTACGAGAAGATCCGCGCGAATTGGCGAGGCTTTGAGGCGCCGGTTTGGCACTATCTTTTTTACCATTGGTTGATGGAGTCCAAGGCCGCCGAGCACGGTTGA
- a CDS encoding DUF2914 domain-containing protein, translating to MSEEPKNPRAALGQYYQSLDERWALSDRARRWLPFSFFVGGFLFDVLTLGRMVTMLNLAVVALYALGAGAFLVLLGRFSTSGAALSEESPSEARLRLEGAPEPTLLKWLRWAGFAFNFCLGSLFSALVVLYFKSAGEWLTLLTVLLLFGAMLFNEFARLKDSQRHLSWAIYCVSLVMLFNFLVPHLVGSISAWWFYISTALALAAVYGLCVLAGHRFKMVRMATLAAGGLVALFALGLIPPVPLVLKNTLVGRDFKKVDKQYTCMVDTQGPMVRLGLAEPTVAWQPGERVDVLTAIFAPRSVEVDMEHRWFREVQGSWELTDTIPFHMRGGRQKGWRMHSAKRHVAPGRWKVETAVANGTGLGYKTFTIEKTDGPRECARLIL from the coding sequence ATGTCAGAAGAGCCAAAAAATCCGCGCGCCGCGTTGGGCCAATATTATCAATCCCTCGACGAGCGCTGGGCGCTGAGCGATCGCGCGCGCCGCTGGCTGCCCTTTTCGTTTTTCGTGGGCGGCTTTCTTTTCGACGTGCTCACGCTCGGGCGCATGGTCACGATGCTCAACCTGGCCGTGGTCGCGCTTTACGCGCTCGGGGCGGGAGCTTTTTTGGTGCTCCTTGGACGCTTTAGCACCAGCGGCGCGGCGCTCTCCGAGGAGTCCCCCTCGGAGGCCCGCCTGCGGCTCGAAGGCGCCCCCGAGCCGACCCTACTCAAATGGCTGCGGTGGGCCGGCTTCGCGTTCAACTTCTGCCTCGGCTCCCTCTTTAGCGCACTGGTCGTGCTGTATTTTAAGAGCGCGGGGGAATGGCTGACCCTTTTAACGGTTCTTCTGCTATTTGGCGCGATGCTCTTTAACGAATTCGCGCGCCTCAAGGACTCCCAGCGCCACCTGTCGTGGGCGATCTATTGCGTCAGCCTGGTGATGCTCTTCAACTTTTTGGTGCCGCATCTAGTCGGCAGCATCTCGGCCTGGTGGTTTTATATCAGCACCGCCCTCGCCCTGGCCGCGGTCTACGGGTTGTGCGTGCTGGCGGGGCACCGCTTCAAGATGGTGCGCATGGCGACCCTCGCCGCGGGTGGCCTGGTGGCCCTCTTCGCGCTGGGCCTGATTCCGCCGGTGCCGCTGGTGCTCAAAAACACATTGGTCGGGCGAGATTTTAAGAAAGTCGATAAACAATATACCTGCATGGTCGACACGCAGGGACCGATGGTTCGACTCGGCCTGGCCGAGCCCACCGTGGCCTGGCAGCCCGGTGAGCGCGTCGACGTGCTCACCGCGATCTTCGCGCCGCGCTCGGTCGAAGTTGATATGGAACATCGCTGGTTCCGTGAGGTCCAAGGGTCGTGGGAGCTCACCGACACCATCCCCTTTCATATGCGCGGTGGGCGCCAAAAAGGTTGGCGGATGCATTCGGCCAAACGCCACGTTGCTCCCGGCCGCTGGAAAGTCGAAACCGCGGTCGCCAACGGCACAGGACTTGGTTATAAGACCTTCACGATTGAAAAGACCGACGGGCCCCGCGAATGCGCGCGCCTTATTCTATAA
- a CDS encoding IgGFc-binding protein, with protein sequence MSPKYLCHALILSALLLLMGSGCSDNNPGDSTADTSVSDTPDATDPDTSEPVACEPNELLRCTEENTPGTLQCNSSGEGTHEARCPEGSVCRDAACVSVFCVPGSTRCDSPEQSQICNEEGTAWVDRDTCSGGDRCEAGYCLNRCEVANATGSYIGCEYWAVELENHLLDDSGPPETNDERAPFAVVLANTSETYDAYISVYTGPDEFAQAVGSRTVESPQFNGIDLVTVHSEVLGPNGNRLYGPISGDINRLILPRGSLMTLLLPYRSLAFGESSLGQKAYRVESTQPVVAYQFNPICCNYSHTNDASLLLPTSALTPNYMFLSYSVLSNGNEPFSSTLTVLATEPDTTVTIKLRTPKGRLGDPDEPRPYSELYYPFDSAADARVNGPSATGQFTVTMQPHEVLNLAGAGVSPVEDLTGALIEASAPIAVFGGHTCAYAPFSSPACDHLESQLFPLETWGQRFMMAPLKLRQSAEQAENTREGTYWKFLARANNTEINVGIDINRPNVLGPADEGVRACSEFARTSEAARAGTFNLNAGETCEFGTRELFVAEASHPIMIGAFISGQNSVTNNADWGSHAGDPSFYMVPPEEQYRSSYAFLTPATYFQSYVTVTTYPGNQITLDGEVVDLESHDYSHNTERGVLRAHIPVDPGPHTIKGQLPFGIVVYGYDDYVSYTFTGGLNFKKLTPWN encoded by the coding sequence ATGAGTCCTAAATATCTATGCCACGCGCTGATTCTCTCGGCGCTTCTGCTATTGATGGGAAGCGGCTGCAGCGACAATAACCCGGGTGATTCCACCGCCGACACCAGCGTAAGCGACACGCCAGACGCCACCGACCCCGACACCAGCGAACCGGTCGCCTGCGAACCCAACGAACTCCTCCGCTGCACGGAGGAAAACACCCCGGGCACCCTCCAATGCAACTCCAGCGGCGAGGGCACCCACGAGGCGCGCTGCCCGGAGGGTTCGGTCTGCCGCGACGCCGCCTGCGTCAGCGTCTTCTGCGTCCCGGGAAGCACCCGCTGCGACAGCCCGGAGCAATCCCAAATCTGCAATGAGGAAGGCACCGCCTGGGTCGACCGCGACACCTGCAGCGGCGGCGACCGCTGCGAAGCCGGCTATTGCCTGAATCGCTGCGAGGTCGCCAACGCCACCGGCAGCTATATCGGCTGCGAATATTGGGCGGTCGAGCTCGAGAACCACCTCCTCGACGACAGCGGCCCGCCCGAGACCAATGACGAGCGCGCGCCCTTCGCCGTCGTATTGGCAAACACCTCCGAAACCTACGACGCCTACATCAGCGTCTATACCGGCCCCGATGAATTCGCCCAGGCCGTGGGCTCGCGCACCGTCGAGTCGCCCCAATTCAACGGCATCGATCTGGTGACCGTCCACTCCGAGGTCCTCGGCCCCAACGGAAACCGCCTCTACGGCCCAATCTCGGGCGATATCAACCGCCTCATCTTGCCGCGCGGAAGCCTGATGACCCTGCTGCTGCCGTACCGAAGCCTGGCCTTCGGCGAGAGCAGCCTTGGGCAAAAAGCGTACCGGGTGGAGTCGACCCAGCCGGTCGTCGCTTACCAATTCAACCCGATCTGCTGCAATTATAGTCACACCAATGACGCCAGCCTCCTGCTGCCGACCAGCGCGCTGACGCCCAATTATATGTTCCTGAGCTACTCGGTTCTCTCCAACGGAAACGAACCCTTCTCCTCGACGCTGACCGTCCTTGCCACCGAGCCCGATACCACGGTCACCATCAAGCTGCGCACGCCGAAGGGACGGCTGGGCGACCCCGACGAACCGCGCCCCTATAGCGAACTATATTATCCCTTCGACAGCGCAGCGGACGCGCGCGTCAACGGACCAAGCGCGACCGGACAATTCACCGTCACCATGCAACCCCACGAAGTCCTCAACCTCGCCGGAGCCGGGGTCTCGCCGGTCGAAGATCTCACCGGCGCGCTGATCGAAGCCAGCGCACCGATCGCCGTCTTCGGCGGCCACACCTGCGCCTACGCGCCCTTCTCCTCGCCGGCCTGCGACCACCTTGAGAGCCAGTTATTCCCCCTCGAAACCTGGGGCCAGCGCTTTATGATGGCGCCGCTGAAGTTGCGCCAATCCGCCGAACAGGCAGAGAACACGCGCGAAGGCACCTATTGGAAATTCCTCGCGCGCGCCAATAATACCGAGATCAACGTCGGCATCGACATCAATCGCCCCAACGTGCTGGGTCCGGCCGACGAAGGCGTGCGCGCCTGCAGTGAGTTCGCCCGCACCTCGGAGGCCGCCCGCGCGGGCACCTTTAACCTCAACGCCGGTGAGACCTGTGAGTTCGGCACCCGCGAACTCTTCGTCGCCGAGGCGAGCCATCCGATCATGATCGGGGCGTTCATCTCGGGCCAAAATAGCGTCACCAATAACGCTGATTGGGGCTCTCACGCCGGCGATCCCTCCTTTTATATGGTCCCGCCCGAAGAGCAATACCGCAGCTCCTACGCATTCTTAACTCCGGCGACCTACTTCCAGAGCTACGTCACCGTGACCACCTATCCCGGCAACCAGATCACCCTGGACGGCGAGGTCGTCGACCTGGAAAGCCACGACTATAGCCATAATACCGAGCGCGGCGTCCTTCGCGCACATATCCCAGTCGACCCCGGTCCCCACACGATCAAAGGCCAACTTCCTTTTGGCATCGTCGTCTACGGCTATGATGATTACGTCTCCTACACATTCACCGGCGGGTTGAACTTCAAAAAGCTCACCCCCTGGAATTGA
- the xerD gene encoding site-specific tyrosine recombinase XerD — MDLDEAIDSFIFHLKVERGLSKNTVDAYSRDLRQFTQYCGDRRSKPSNKGADQDVAPPPVEVTSIDALEISGFMSEMLDDGNKTRTVARKLSSIRGLFAHLRRIEVLKVNPASKVDAPKFGRRVPRVLTLDEVEKLLAAPDRMTPEGVRDHAMLHTLYATGLRVTELCELIQREVDLRAGYLRVIGKGNKQRIVPLGELAVDALDEYVSHTRAKLLANHGGPGCTPYLFVTRRGSCMTRQAFWKNIKRYALKADIDTPINPHKLRHSFATHLLERGADLRIVQTLLGHSDINTTQIYTHVAQARLKKIFEEHHPRA, encoded by the coding sequence ATGGATCTCGATGAGGCCATTGATTCTTTTATATTTCACCTAAAGGTCGAGCGCGGCCTGTCTAAAAACACCGTCGACGCCTACAGCCGCGACCTGCGCCAATTCACCCAATATTGCGGCGACCGACGCAGCAAACCCAGCAACAAAGGGGCCGACCAAGACGTCGCCCCGCCCCCGGTCGAAGTGACGAGCATCGACGCCCTCGAGATCTCGGGCTTCATGTCCGAGATGCTCGACGACGGCAATAAGACCCGCACCGTCGCCCGAAAACTCTCGTCAATCCGCGGGCTCTTCGCCCATCTTCGCCGCATCGAAGTGCTCAAGGTCAACCCCGCCAGCAAGGTCGACGCGCCTAAATTCGGCCGCCGCGTCCCGCGCGTGCTCACCCTCGACGAGGTCGAGAAATTATTGGCCGCGCCCGACCGCATGACCCCCGAAGGCGTGCGCGACCACGCCATGCTCCACACCCTCTACGCCACCGGGCTGCGCGTCACCGAGCTCTGCGAGCTCATCCAACGCGAGGTCGACCTGCGCGCCGGCTACCTGCGCGTCATCGGCAAAGGAAACAAGCAACGCATCGTTCCCCTGGGCGAGTTGGCAGTCGACGCCCTGGACGAATACGTCAGTCATACCCGCGCTAAATTGCTGGCGAATCACGGCGGCCCGGGCTGCACGCCCTACCTCTTCGTCACCCGCCGCGGCTCCTGCATGACCCGCCAGGCCTTCTGGAAGAATATCAAACGCTACGCGCTCAAGGCCGATATCGACACGCCGATCAACCCCCATAAATTACGCCATAGCTTCGCGACACATCTGCTCGAGCGCGGCGCGGATCTTCGTATCGTCCAAACACTGCTGGGCCATAGCGATATCAACACCACGCAGATCTACACCCACGTCGCCCAGGCGCGCCTGAAGAAGATCTTCGAAGAGCACCATCCGCGCGCGTAA
- a CDS encoding YqgE/AlgH family protein, producing MSPSFLVASPRLDGSPFERAVILLVHHDSGGAMGYIINKPVDVDFGTLISSVNAEIKPKIVADRFKKAVYFGGPVRLEQMWVLYKRSDSERPKAEPAPGVFPEAFGLAFAGGLAGNPGPIAPDETPIGKDWVLSASGQLIEEFAMGYSEDYFMPVLGYSGWSAGQLEAEIGEGSWLMADFDDSLIRDNRPRDRWTRALEEIGVDPMTFMMMGKVGQA from the coding sequence ATGAGTCCCTCATTTTTGGTCGCCTCGCCTCGTTTGGACGGCAGCCCGTTCGAGCGCGCGGTCATCCTCCTGGTGCACCACGATTCGGGTGGCGCGATGGGTTATATTATCAATAAGCCCGTCGACGTGGATTTTGGCACACTGATCAGCAGCGTCAATGCCGAAATTAAGCCCAAGATCGTGGCGGACCGCTTCAAAAAGGCGGTCTATTTTGGCGGTCCGGTTAGGCTTGAGCAGATGTGGGTGCTGTATAAGCGAAGTGACTCCGAGCGCCCCAAAGCGGAGCCTGCCCCCGGCGTATTTCCCGAGGCATTCGGACTCGCGTTTGCCGGCGGACTCGCCGGGAATCCGGGCCCCATCGCTCCCGACGAGACGCCGATCGGAAAAGATTGGGTTTTATCGGCGTCCGGCCAGCTCATTGAGGAGTTCGCCATGGGCTATTCCGAAGATTATTTTATGCCCGTGCTTGGGTATTCGGGCTGGAGCGCAGGGCAGTTGGAGGCCGAAATCGGCGAGGGCTCCTGGCTGATGGCGGACTTCGATGATTCGCTGATTCGCGACAATCGGCCAAGGGATCGCTGGACGCGCGCGCTCGAAGAGATCGGCGTCGACCCGATGACCTTTATGATGATGGGTAAGGTCGGTCAGGCCTAA
- a CDS encoding rhodanese-like domain-containing protein has translation MKRLTYDKLATDPAYKNMRIIDVREQDEYDEVHVKGVELFPLSRFQQGELPTRDDREVGVICRSGARSQRACELLEEAGWPECTNIEGGTLAAIQFGADQVEHG, from the coding sequence ATGAAACGCCTTACTTACGACAAGCTCGCCACCGACCCGGCCTACAAAAATATGCGCATTATCGATGTGCGGGAGCAAGATGAATACGATGAGGTCCACGTTAAAGGGGTGGAGTTATTCCCACTCTCACGATTTCAACAGGGAGAACTCCCGACCCGCGACGATCGGGAAGTTGGGGTGATTTGCCGCTCAGGCGCGCGCAGCCAGCGGGCTTGCGAACTCCTCGAAGAGGCGGGATGGCCGGAGTGCACCAATATTGAGGGCGGTACACTCGCAGCGATCCAATTTGGCGCCGACCAGGTCGAGCACGGCTAA
- the rimO gene encoding 30S ribosomal protein S12 methylthiotransferase RimO, which yields MAETQRKNVHMISLGCPKNRVDSEVMVGLIQEDGEFDMVSDADQADIVVVNTCGFIDAAKEESINTILEMVQRKNVGLLEKVVVTGCLSQRYSGELEVDIPEVDTILGTKTFTYINDALKGKLAEKTYIQPGSFIMDNEVTRTNTVRGGTAYLKIAEGCSRSCSYCIIPKIRGTQVSRTIDDVLIEAQNLGKSGVNEIILVAQDMTSYGIDLDPRENRDYLVRLLRTLEAEATNVDWIRLLYMYPWNFTDELLDIMQNSDRILPYVDMPLQHVNQRILKSMKRNIQRDRQVELIDRLRAIDDLVLRTTFIVGYPGETDAEFQELYDWVKEVRFDRVGVFTYSPEEGTTSALMDGQLPQSVKDERRDALMALQRDISLENNQKWIGDIVEVIVDGASEEHEAVLEGRHYGQAPDIDGVVYLSFDRGGDFPTPGDIVEVEITQATEYDLAGVVIPKKRADGPIRLDGGTASLSVDS from the coding sequence ATGGCTGAAACACAGCGTAAGAATGTTCATATGATATCGCTTGGATGCCCTAAAAATAGGGTCGATTCCGAGGTTATGGTGGGGCTTATTCAGGAGGATGGCGAGTTCGATATGGTGTCGGATGCGGACCAGGCCGACATCGTCGTCGTGAATACCTGCGGGTTTATCGACGCGGCCAAAGAGGAGTCGATCAACACGATTCTGGAGATGGTTCAGCGCAAGAACGTCGGCCTGCTCGAGAAGGTGGTGGTGACGGGTTGCTTGTCCCAGCGATATTCGGGGGAGCTCGAGGTAGATATCCCCGAGGTCGACACGATCTTGGGCACCAAAACCTTCACCTATATCAATGACGCGCTCAAAGGAAAGCTGGCCGAGAAGACCTATATCCAGCCGGGCAGCTTCATCATGGATAACGAGGTGACCCGCACCAACACGGTGCGCGGCGGCACCGCGTATCTGAAGATCGCCGAGGGCTGCTCGCGTAGTTGCAGCTATTGCATCATCCCCAAGATTCGCGGCACTCAGGTCAGTCGGACCATCGACGACGTGTTGATCGAGGCGCAGAATCTGGGCAAGAGCGGCGTCAACGAGATCATCCTGGTCGCCCAGGATATGACCAGCTACGGCATCGACCTGGACCCGCGCGAAAACCGCGACTACCTGGTGCGCCTGCTGCGCACGTTGGAGGCCGAGGCCACCAACGTCGATTGGATTCGCCTGCTCTATATGTACCCCTGGAATTTCACCGATGAGTTGCTCGACATCATGCAGAATTCGGACCGAATCCTGCCCTATGTCGACATGCCGCTGCAGCATGTGAACCAGCGCATCCTGAAGTCCATGAAGCGCAATATTCAGCGCGACCGTCAGGTCGAGCTTATCGACCGGCTGCGCGCGATCGACGACCTGGTGCTGCGCACGACCTTTATCGTCGGGTATCCCGGCGAGACGGACGCGGAGTTCCAGGAGCTCTACGATTGGGTCAAGGAAGTGCGCTTTGACCGCGTGGGTGTCTTTACCTACAGCCCGGAAGAAGGCACCACCTCGGCCTTGATGGACGGCCAACTTCCGCAGTCGGTCAAAGACGAGCGTCGCGACGCGCTGATGGCCCTGCAGCGCGATATCAGCCTGGAGAATAATCAGAAGTGGATTGGAGATATTGTCGAGGTGATCGTCGACGGCGCCAGCGAGGAGCACGAAGCGGTTTTGGAAGGGCGCCATTACGGACAGGCCCCGGATATCGACGGCGTGGTCTATCTGTCGTTTGACCGCGGCGGAGACTTCCCGACCCCGGGCGATATCGTCGAGGTCGAGATTACGCAGGCGACCGAATATGACCTGGCTGGTGTGGTCATTCCGAAGAAACGAGCCGACGGACCGATTCGTCTGGACGGCGGCACCGCCTCCTTGTCAGTCGACTCGTAA
- a CDS encoding Glu/Leu/Phe/Val family dehydrogenase yields the protein MSETPFETTNLFLQQAFEALGLGEQEVIALKTPSRELEVALTIRMDDGSIGNFTGYRVQHNNARGPYKGGLRYHPHADLEHVRSLASLMTWKTALLDLPLGGAKGGIQVDPRKLSRAELERLTRRFTQQIQEFIGPHVDIPAPDVNTDASIMAWIFDEYSRGNGFSPGVVTGKPLGLHGSEGRDAATGRGTMFAIREVLKCEGRTLDGISVVVQGFGNAGRWAARLLHEMGARILAVSDSKGGIFHAEGLDPEAVIAHADATQMVSSFEVGEPISNEELLLLECDVLVPAAIDHVLTSQNAAEVKAKYIAEAANSPTSFAAHSILEGRGIQILPDIFCNAGGVTVSYFEWVQNLQNLRWPEERVNRELEHSMRRAHAHLRELMAEYKVSMRTAAFIGAIQRVRLAESLRGLG from the coding sequence ATGAGCGAAACCCCTTTCGAGACGACCAACCTATTCTTACAGCAGGCGTTTGAAGCGCTCGGACTTGGCGAGCAAGAAGTAATCGCGCTTAAGACGCCGAGTCGCGAGCTCGAAGTGGCGCTGACGATTCGTATGGACGACGGGTCCATTGGCAACTTCACCGGGTACCGGGTCCAGCATAATAACGCGCGGGGGCCGTATAAGGGTGGGTTGCGCTACCATCCGCACGCGGATCTGGAGCATGTGCGGTCGCTGGCGAGTTTGATGACCTGGAAGACCGCGCTCCTGGACCTGCCGCTGGGTGGGGCGAAGGGCGGCATTCAGGTCGACCCGCGCAAGCTATCGCGGGCCGAGTTGGAGCGACTGACCCGTAGGTTTACCCAGCAAATTCAGGAGTTTATCGGCCCGCATGTCGACATCCCGGCGCCGGACGTCAACACCGACGCGTCGATCATGGCGTGGATCTTCGATGAATATTCGCGGGGCAACGGCTTTAGCCCCGGGGTGGTGACCGGCAAGCCGTTGGGTTTGCACGGCTCGGAGGGGCGCGACGCGGCTACCGGTCGCGGCACGATGTTCGCGATTCGCGAGGTCTTGAAATGCGAGGGGCGCACCCTCGATGGGATCTCGGTGGTCGTGCAGGGGTTCGGCAACGCCGGGCGCTGGGCGGCGAGGCTTTTGCACGAGATGGGCGCGCGTATCTTGGCGGTCAGCGATAGCAAGGGCGGCATCTTCCACGCCGAGGGGCTGGACCCCGAGGCGGTCATCGCCCACGCCGACGCCACGCAGATGGTCAGCAGCTTCGAGGTCGGGGAGCCGATCAGCAACGAAGAGTTACTCTTGCTTGAGTGCGATGTGTTGGTGCCGGCCGCGATTGACCACGTGCTGACGAGCCAGAACGCGGCCGAGGTCAAAGCGAAATATATCGCCGAAGCGGCCAACTCACCGACGTCCTTTGCGGCGCATTCGATATTGGAAGGGCGAGGTATTCAGATCTTGCCGGATATCTTCTGCAACGCCGGCGGCGTCACCGTGAGTTATTTTGAGTGGGTGCAGAACCTGCAAAACCTGCGCTGGCCCGAGGAGCGCGTGAACCGCGAGCTAGAGCATTCGATGCGCCGGGCGCACGCGCATCTGCGCGAATTGATGGCTGAGTATAAGGTTTCGATGCGCACCGCTGCGTTTATTGGCGCGATCCAACGCGTCCGATTGGCCGAGAGTTTGCGCGGGCTTGGCTAG